Proteins encoded in a region of the Bacillus sp. T3 genome:
- a CDS encoding thioesterase family protein, giving the protein MLNEFKFDVRWGDTDAAGIVFYPNFYKWMDDSSHAYLSAIGYPSSKLFAELQIGVPLLEAHCVFKMPLLFEDNVTVQSSVIELHNKVFKIKHVFVRKDQIVAEGYEMRAWTSFAGERPKAQPIPEYIREKMAPIIETVEG; this is encoded by the coding sequence ATGTTAAATGAATTTAAGTTTGATGTACGTTGGGGAGACACAGATGCAGCTGGTATCGTTTTTTACCCAAATTTTTATAAATGGATGGATGATTCATCCCATGCTTATTTATCTGCAATAGGTTATCCTTCTTCCAAGCTATTTGCTGAACTTCAAATTGGTGTACCTTTATTAGAGGCACATTGTGTTTTCAAAATGCCATTATTGTTTGAAGATAACGTAACCGTACAAAGCTCAGTTATTGAGCTACATAATAAAGTTTTTAAAATTAAGCATGTTTTTGTTAGAAAGGATCAAATTGTTGCAGAAGGTTACGAAATGCGTGCATGGACTTCCTTTGCAGGAGAAAGGCCAAAAGCGCAACCAATCCCTGAATATATTCGCGAAAAGATGGCTCCAATAATTGAAACTGTGGAGGGGTAA
- a CDS encoding class I adenylate-forming enzyme family protein, whose amino-acid sequence MSGELNVLNHHNPNLLSVYGLLEMADKAFSNKEAIYDLKRRIAFSEIKRDADKLAAALAKRGINKGDRVAIALPNWYETIVVFFAVAKIGATLVPFNPMYKAYEVHFILKNSEPKAVFVTEEFRKNNHLKELLFDVPIVISVRFEGNDFIPYQQLVAKSQTELEQTSIDAQNDVFCILYTSGTTGVPKGVMITHEAIVKSALTLATELKYTENDVLILPSPLFHIFGMAVNLFCAVSFGSRIVLLERFQPQEVFSLIEQEQVSILNGVPTMFIKLLETENFDDFNLTSLRTGIVGASPIPASKVKEIRDRLGINLCQSFGITETVTVTMTPYEDEERNITETLGRPIPGVELKIVDENRITLPAGETGEIAIKGFGTMKGYYQLPDQTAAVLDNDGWFYSGDLGVLNEKGYLTFVGRKKEMIIRGGFNIYPGEIEAVLAKHPKVVESAVIGLPDQTLGEIVCAIIKLKSGNVCTEEEIISYLKEHIAIFKVPQMVIFTDAFPVTASGKIQKLKLREEIGANISRTI is encoded by the coding sequence ATGAGTGGGGAGTTGAATGTTTTGAACCATCATAACCCAAATCTATTATCGGTTTATGGATTGCTGGAAATGGCCGATAAAGCATTTAGCAACAAGGAAGCAATATATGATTTAAAAAGGAGAATAGCGTTTTCTGAAATAAAAAGGGACGCAGATAAGCTCGCAGCAGCTTTAGCGAAAAGAGGAATTAATAAAGGCGACCGAGTTGCAATTGCCCTTCCCAATTGGTACGAAACAATCGTTGTATTTTTTGCTGTTGCCAAAATAGGGGCAACACTTGTCCCATTTAATCCAATGTATAAAGCATATGAGGTTCACTTTATCCTTAAAAATTCTGAGCCAAAGGCTGTGTTTGTCACAGAGGAATTTCGAAAAAATAACCACTTAAAGGAACTACTTTTTGATGTTCCTATTGTCATTTCTGTTCGATTTGAAGGAAATGATTTTATCCCTTATCAGCAGCTCGTGGCTAAGAGTCAAACAGAACTAGAACAAACGAGTATTGATGCACAAAATGATGTGTTTTGTATTTTATATACTTCTGGGACAACGGGTGTTCCGAAAGGCGTCATGATTACTCATGAAGCAATTGTAAAGTCGGCATTAACCTTGGCAACAGAACTGAAATATACAGAAAATGATGTTTTAATCCTACCATCGCCACTATTCCACATTTTTGGAATGGCCGTTAATTTGTTTTGTGCGGTGTCTTTTGGTTCTCGAATTGTTTTATTAGAACGGTTTCAGCCTCAGGAAGTCTTTAGTCTTATTGAACAAGAACAGGTTTCGATCCTAAATGGTGTTCCAACGATGTTTATTAAACTATTAGAAACAGAGAATTTTGATGATTTTAATTTAACTTCGTTACGTACTGGAATCGTTGGCGCATCGCCAATTCCTGCATCAAAGGTTAAAGAAATAAGAGACAGATTGGGGATTAATCTCTGCCAATCCTTTGGTATTACAGAAACGGTAACTGTTACCATGACACCATATGAAGATGAAGAACGAAATATTACAGAAACACTCGGTAGACCAATTCCTGGAGTGGAACTAAAAATTGTCGATGAGAACCGGATAACCCTCCCAGCAGGAGAAACAGGGGAAATTGCAATCAAAGGCTTCGGGACGATGAAGGGATATTATCAATTGCCGGATCAAACAGCAGCGGTCCTAGACAATGACGGATGGTTTTATAGTGGCGACTTAGGCGTTTTAAATGAGAAAGGCTATTTAACATTTGTCGGCCGGAAGAAGGAAATGATTATCCGTGGCGGATTTAATATTTATCCGGGAGAAATAGAGGCGGTACTGGCAAAGCATCCAAAAGTGGTTGAATCAGCAGTCATTGGACTTCCTGATCAAACATTAGGGGAAATTGTCTGTGCCATTATTAAATTGAAAAGTGGAAACGTTTGCACGGAAGAAGAGATTATTTCTTATTTAAAAGAACACATTGCGATCTTTAAAGTTCCGCAAATGGTGATTTTTACTGATGCATTTCCTGTAACTGCAAGTGGTAAGATTCAAAAATTAAAACTTCGTGAAGAAATTGGTGCAAATATTAGTCGTACTATTTAA
- a CDS encoding enoyl-CoA hydratase-related protein — translation MSYEYLICEIYDKVAVVTINRPPVNPLNTKVFNELSNLFGELEADNQVRAIVLTGRGEKAFVAGADINEMANLDLVGINKMNKISRELFSKIENLDKPVIAALNGLALGGGLELALACDLRISSEKAKFAFPEVGLGIIPGGGGTQRLQKIVGQGVAKELLYFGEMFDANRALELNIVNKVVPVEEVLPVAKEWARKLAQKPPVALQMVKLAVNTGGNTDLESGLIIESTCFGNAFSTEDRKEGLTAFVEKRKPVYVGK, via the coding sequence ATGAGTTATGAATATTTAATTTGCGAAATTTATGATAAGGTTGCGGTTGTGACCATCAATCGTCCACCAGTCAATCCATTAAACACAAAGGTATTTAATGAACTATCGAATTTGTTTGGTGAGCTTGAGGCCGATAATCAGGTGCGTGCAATTGTCCTAACTGGAAGAGGAGAAAAAGCTTTTGTAGCTGGCGCCGATATTAACGAAATGGCTAATCTTGATCTAGTAGGTATCAATAAAATGAACAAAATTTCAAGAGAGCTATTTTCAAAAATTGAAAATTTGGATAAGCCTGTGATTGCTGCCTTAAACGGACTTGCACTAGGTGGGGGCCTTGAACTTGCGTTAGCATGTGATTTGCGAATTAGTTCAGAAAAGGCGAAGTTTGCTTTTCCAGAGGTTGGATTAGGCATCATTCCTGGCGGAGGCGGAACTCAACGCTTACAAAAAATTGTGGGTCAAGGAGTTGCCAAAGAGCTTCTATATTTTGGTGAAATGTTCGATGCAAATCGTGCTTTAGAACTAAACATTGTAAATAAAGTTGTTCCAGTAGAAGAGGTGTTACCAGTTGCAAAGGAGTGGGCACGCAAATTAGCACAAAAACCTCCAGTTGCTCTGCAAATGGTAAAGCTTGCTGTGAACACCGGTGGGAACACTGATCTTGAGTCAGGCTTAATTATTGAAAGTACTTGTTTTGGAAATGCATTCTCAACTGAAGATCGGAAAGAGGGGCTTACGGCCTTTGTTGAAAAAAGAAAACCAGTCTATGTTGGTAAATAA
- a CDS encoding 4-oxalocrotonate tautomerase: protein MPIINVQILEGRPKEKIAEMIQNITDTVAETLDAPKESIRVLVTELPNTHWGVAGVPMSEKNRKLV, encoded by the coding sequence GTGCCGATCATAAATGTTCAAATATTGGAAGGTAGACCAAAGGAAAAAATTGCAGAAATGATTCAAAATATTACCGATACAGTAGCTGAAACTTTAGATGCTCCGAAGGAAAGCATTCGAGTTCTAGTAACGGAATTACCAAATACTCATTGGGGTGTAGCGGGAGTACCTATGTCTGAAAAAAATAGAAAATTAGTTTAG
- the dmpG gene encoding 4-hydroxy-2-oxovalerate aldolase encodes MNKNKEIFITEVALRDGSHAIRHQFTVEQILRATKGLDEANVPYIEVSHGDGLGGSSLQYGLSRTNEMELIEAAASSVKKAKIAVLLLPGIGTKSELKQAAKLGAKMARVATHVTEADVSSQHISLAKELGLETVGFLMMAHMAPLAKLVEQAKLMESYGADIVYVVDSARALLPHQVTERIRALKQSLSIEIGFHGHNNLSLAMANTLAAIEEGATRIDGSIRCLGAGAGNTQTEVLVAVCEKFGIKTGIDLFKMMDLAEDIIAPILEKPQEITKDSLVLGYAGVYSSFLLHAQSAAKRFGIDSRDILVELGKRNVVGGQEDMIVDVAAEIAKRTTTARV; translated from the coding sequence ATGAACAAAAATAAAGAAATTTTCATAACTGAGGTTGCTCTAAGAGACGGAAGCCATGCTATCCGCCACCAATTTACCGTTGAACAAATTTTGAGAGCAACCAAAGGTTTAGATGAAGCGAATGTACCTTATATAGAAGTTTCACATGGTGATGGATTAGGGGGTTCGTCTTTACAATATGGATTATCGCGAACAAATGAAATGGAATTGATCGAAGCAGCCGCCTCTTCGGTAAAAAAAGCAAAAATTGCGGTTTTACTATTACCTGGGATTGGGACAAAATCTGAATTAAAGCAAGCAGCGAAATTAGGAGCCAAAATGGCAAGGGTTGCGACACATGTAACGGAAGCAGATGTATCCTCGCAGCATATTTCTTTAGCAAAAGAATTGGGACTTGAAACGGTAGGGTTCTTAATGATGGCGCACATGGCCCCGTTAGCTAAACTTGTAGAACAGGCAAAGCTGATGGAAAGCTATGGTGCGGATATTGTTTACGTGGTTGATTCTGCCAGAGCTCTTCTACCCCACCAAGTAACAGAACGTATTCGGGCACTCAAACAAAGTTTATCGATAGAAATTGGTTTTCACGGTCATAACAATCTGTCATTGGCGATGGCCAATACGCTAGCAGCAATCGAAGAAGGTGCAACGCGGATCGATGGAAGCATCCGATGCCTTGGTGCTGGAGCAGGAAATACCCAAACAGAAGTACTTGTTGCTGTATGTGAAAAATTCGGAATTAAAACAGGGATTGATCTTTTCAAAATGATGGATCTTGCCGAAGACATCATTGCTCCTATTTTAGAAAAGCCACAAGAAATCACAAAGGACAGCCTCGTTCTAGGATATGCTGGTGTTTACTCCAGCTTTTTATTACATGCGCAATCCGCAGCGAAAAGGTTCGGAATTGATTCAAGGGATATATTAGTTGAGCTTGGCAAAAGAAATGTGGTTGGTGGTCAAGAAGATATGATTGTTGATGTTGCGGCTGAAATTGCCAAACGTACCACAACCGCAAGGGTTTAG
- a CDS encoding acetaldehyde dehydrogenase (acetylating) translates to MRKVKVAILGSGNIGTDLMIKLGKSNILELTTVIGIDTDSDGLKKAREFGCETIDTGIKGFLERPELADIIFDASSAKAHIRHAKLLREAGKQVLDLTPAAVGPLVVPSVNLNAHLEANNINLITCGGQATIPIVHAINRIHPVEYAEIVATISSKSAGPGTRANIDEFTETTARGIEKIGGAKKGKAIIILNPAEPPIMMRDTVHVLISGSEINQERVTSSIREIEKEVQSYVPGYRLRQDPIFDGQRVTIFIEVEGAGDYLPQYSGNLDIMTAASVKVAEEWAKHRISQTVLSGKED, encoded by the coding sequence ATGAGAAAGGTAAAAGTGGCGATTCTAGGATCTGGAAATATTGGAACCGATCTGATGATAAAACTGGGTAAGTCTAACATTCTTGAATTGACAACAGTGATTGGCATCGACACAGATTCAGATGGACTAAAAAAAGCAAGGGAATTTGGATGCGAAACGATTGATACGGGAATAAAGGGATTTCTAGAAAGGCCGGAGCTTGCTGATATTATTTTTGATGCATCATCGGCAAAAGCACATATTCGACATGCAAAACTGCTTCGGGAAGCAGGAAAACAGGTGCTAGACCTGACACCAGCAGCTGTAGGTCCCTTGGTTGTACCATCAGTTAACTTAAATGCTCACCTCGAGGCTAATAATATTAATCTTATAACATGCGGTGGTCAGGCTACGATTCCAATCGTTCATGCAATTAATCGAATTCATCCTGTGGAATATGCCGAAATCGTAGCAACCATTTCAAGTAAAAGTGCCGGGCCAGGAACGCGTGCAAATATAGATGAATTTACAGAAACAACTGCTAGAGGAATCGAAAAAATTGGAGGGGCAAAAAAAGGCAAAGCAATCATTATATTAAATCCTGCCGAGCCTCCCATTATGATGAGAGACACAGTTCATGTTTTAATCAGTGGGTCTGAGATAAATCAAGAAAGAGTAACGTCATCCATTAGGGAGATCGAAAAAGAAGTCCAGTCATACGTACCAGGATACAGATTAAGGCAAGATCCGATTTTTGATGGACAAAGGGTTACCATATTTATAGAAGTAGAAGGGGCAGGGGATTATTTGCCACAATACTCAGGGAATCTGGATATTATGACTGCAGCTTCCGTTAAAGTGGCGGAAGAATGGGCAAAGCATCGAATTTCGCAGACTGTCCTATCAGGAAAGGAGGACTAA
- a CDS encoding IclR family transcriptional regulator — translation MENQNEDSYLSSVKNALRIMQCFSVDEPEKKVGEIATKLGINKSTVSRTLATLASEGFVMKNPETKNYRLGLTILTLSGVVNTQFDIYQESQPVLTKLVQTTGETAHISILDHDEVIYLQKIECSHPSKVLTNIGRRNPPYCTSSGKVLLAHGENEIVERVISKGLKKITSKTIVDPEIFHQHLTQIKESGYAVSIEEFSEGVNSIAAPIYDYRGKVIAALAIVGPKQRIQSTKLHELIKKVIHGAMEISSRMGYRKR, via the coding sequence TTGGAAAATCAAAACGAGGATTCCTATTTATCTTCCGTAAAGAATGCTTTGAGAATCATGCAATGCTTTTCAGTCGATGAACCTGAGAAGAAAGTTGGTGAAATTGCAACGAAACTTGGAATCAATAAAAGTACAGTTAGTAGAACCCTTGCTACACTTGCAAGTGAAGGATTTGTTATGAAAAATCCAGAAACGAAAAACTACCGTTTGGGTCTTACCATTTTGACATTGAGCGGAGTCGTTAATACGCAATTTGACATCTACCAAGAGTCCCAGCCCGTGTTAACCAAATTAGTCCAAACAACTGGTGAAACCGCTCATATTTCTATCCTTGATCATGATGAAGTTATTTACTTACAAAAAATTGAATGCAGTCATCCTTCTAAGGTTTTAACCAATATTGGGCGACGAAATCCCCCGTATTGCACGAGTTCCGGAAAAGTCCTACTTGCCCACGGGGAAAATGAAATAGTCGAAAGAGTGATATCAAAAGGACTAAAAAAAATAACATCAAAAACAATTGTCGATCCAGAAATTTTTCATCAGCATCTAACCCAAATTAAAGAAAGCGGTTACGCAGTAAGCATCGAAGAATTTAGTGAAGGTGTGAACTCAATCGCAGCTCCAATCTATGACTATCGAGGTAAAGTGATCGCCGCATTAGCCATTGTTGGTCCGAAACAACGGATACAGTCTACTAAACTACATGAACTAATCAAAAAGGTTATTCATGGAGCGATGGAAATCTCTAGCAGAATGGGTTACAGAAAACGATAA
- a CDS encoding amidohydrolase family protein, with protein MYDFHTHFIPEEVIFWLKDNMQAVNAKWIKKENSSEDFLLVNGKWGFELKEVFYHLDLFLHEQEKAGVNHSMISPVPQLFMYDFPIEISMEVSKLYNQSLSKLVKTHPNKLSGLATVPLTKPDCAAQILNEAMHNGLQGAIIGPGLPGHLLSDPFFTPFFEEANRLKAILFIHPLLSEDPRLKSKMMPNLIGVPWETTVCATDLLLSGMLDQYPNMKVLLAHGGGFLPYQIGRLDKGFEKWTAVSTNLQAPPSQYLKRFWFDNVLWNPESLEYLIKTVGVNRVVPGSDYPFDLCAWPPKETHYQGIKSLLE; from the coding sequence ATGTATGACTTTCATACCCACTTCATCCCAGAAGAAGTCATTTTTTGGTTAAAAGACAATATGCAAGCAGTGAATGCAAAATGGATAAAAAAGGAAAATAGTTCAGAAGACTTCTTATTAGTTAATGGAAAATGGGGATTTGAGTTAAAAGAAGTATTCTATCACTTAGATTTATTTTTACACGAACAAGAAAAAGCTGGTGTAAACCATTCGATGATATCTCCAGTACCTCAGCTATTCATGTACGATTTTCCCATTGAAATATCAATGGAAGTCTCTAAACTCTACAATCAATCATTATCTAAACTGGTAAAAACTCATCCAAACAAATTATCAGGTTTAGCAACAGTCCCATTAACGAAACCTGATTGTGCTGCACAAATCTTAAATGAGGCAATGCATAATGGCCTCCAAGGAGCCATTATTGGTCCAGGCTTACCAGGTCATTTACTTTCGGATCCGTTTTTCACTCCATTTTTTGAAGAGGCTAACCGCCTTAAAGCCATTCTTTTTATCCATCCCTTATTAAGTGAGGACCCACGATTAAAGAGTAAAATGATGCCTAATTTAATCGGTGTCCCTTGGGAAACAACTGTTTGTGCGACGGATCTACTGTTAAGTGGTATGTTGGATCAATATCCAAATATGAAAGTTCTACTTGCACATGGTGGTGGTTTTCTTCCATATCAAATAGGGCGACTTGATAAAGGCTTTGAAAAATGGACGGCAGTGTCTACCAATTTACAAGCACCACCATCACAATACTTGAAGCGATTCTGGTTTGATAATGTTCTTTGGAACCCAGAAAGCTTGGAGTATCTCATCAAAACGGTGGGTGTAAATCGAGTGGTTCCAGGTTCAGACTATCCGTTTGATTTATGTGCTTGGCCACCAAAGGAAACACATTATCAAGGGATTAAAAGTTTACTTGAATAA
- a CDS encoding helix-turn-helix domain-containing protein, with protein MGKKGGCEVPVHEKDRLIKKLENHLRSTARHLIKFDTEEEVLQYLTSSFHAELYCDFVGVILSKDGKFVPKAWSENLTSVSDSFPIYINQCSPKLFSQSLTYENADPPDFCQLSKILKEANVKTWFTVPLNDANEQLGFCIVGFLNYIPLLDMEKHFEEFGKDVALAMRMVSQKKSQIKKIEGIEWISKNLSLNAPIEKHIAEVTSRAGKGTNADFACIYLFNEKDNCFVFQQPSYGNIEHPQKIIIKENYLLNYFPYLEKTGGRQLTIPLVIDLNTIGVLHIENEKDEVFSEDDLRMLELLSNHVVTIIENARLFNNEKEHKNRLQFFLEYQQALVKESVEVDNFDGITSMLANLFQNPIFLFDRFMRMIACDTLVEKIGKEAQERISSFAITEKNHVTNRDYFTIDDPNSLEVYTFWMIKGEGNAVGYLALRKPIEDLDEFDRLTIELARNVCSIQFIKQKLVFDAKEQAKDSFINKLLTEKIEDNNTIIQYANLFQWNLFQSHQLAVFSMILDESELKGINLFDQEKKKDLIWDYIKSNLKKDNPSILASYHDKKYILIVPENSEGSLSKKFWLTLFNKISSWAKETSIKSKLLMGVGGKTTTINDYFVSYQQAIQALNIVSSRLNHIGFSLFDELGSYAILHHLNHSIAVDLFVKKQLGPLLSYSEGKNTDLVNTLHTFLQNNGNVKSTAEELYIHRSSLLYRLEKIESLLEVQLSDAEVRFNLMMALKLYDMYGNEIEKNTIMHP; from the coding sequence ATGGGAAAGAAAGGGGGATGTGAAGTGCCAGTTCATGAGAAAGATCGATTAATAAAAAAATTAGAGAATCACCTGCGATCAACAGCACGACACCTAATAAAATTTGATACGGAGGAAGAAGTGCTTCAATATTTGACTTCATCCTTCCACGCCGAGTTATATTGCGATTTTGTCGGTGTAATCCTTAGCAAGGATGGAAAATTTGTTCCGAAAGCTTGGAGCGAAAACTTAACATCCGTGTCAGATTCTTTTCCTATTTATATAAATCAGTGCTCCCCAAAGCTATTTTCTCAAAGCTTAACCTATGAAAATGCTGATCCACCGGATTTCTGTCAGCTTTCAAAAATTTTAAAAGAGGCGAATGTTAAAACTTGGTTTACAGTTCCGTTAAATGATGCGAACGAACAATTGGGATTTTGCATTGTTGGCTTTTTAAATTATATCCCGCTTTTAGATATGGAAAAACATTTTGAGGAATTTGGAAAAGACGTTGCTCTAGCAATGAGAATGGTAAGTCAAAAAAAATCTCAAATTAAAAAAATAGAGGGAATTGAATGGATAAGTAAGAATCTGTCCCTTAACGCCCCAATCGAAAAGCATATAGCCGAAGTAACATCTAGAGCTGGTAAAGGAACAAATGCAGATTTTGCCTGTATTTATTTATTTAACGAGAAAGATAACTGTTTCGTTTTTCAACAACCTTCCTATGGAAATATTGAACATCCTCAAAAAATCATAATTAAAGAAAACTATTTACTAAATTATTTTCCCTACTTAGAAAAAACTGGCGGTCGACAATTGACTATTCCTTTGGTGATTGACTTAAATACTATCGGGGTGCTCCACATAGAGAACGAAAAAGATGAAGTTTTTTCAGAAGATGATTTAAGAATGTTGGAACTGTTATCTAATCATGTAGTTACCATTATTGAAAATGCACGCTTATTTAATAATGAGAAAGAACATAAGAATCGTCTTCAATTTTTTCTGGAATATCAACAGGCACTCGTCAAGGAATCTGTTGAGGTTGACAATTTTGATGGAATTACTTCTATGCTTGCAAACCTGTTTCAAAATCCAATTTTCTTATTTGATCGTTTTATGAGAATGATTGCTTGTGATACCTTAGTTGAGAAAATCGGAAAGGAAGCTCAGGAACGTATTTCTTCATTTGCCATCACAGAAAAAAATCATGTTACTAACCGGGACTATTTTACAATAGACGATCCAAACAGTTTAGAGGTATACACATTTTGGATGATAAAAGGTGAAGGGAATGCAGTTGGTTATTTAGCTCTTCGAAAGCCTATAGAGGATTTAGATGAATTTGATCGCTTAACCATCGAGTTAGCTAGGAATGTTTGCTCAATCCAATTTATCAAGCAAAAGCTTGTTTTTGATGCAAAAGAACAGGCGAAAGATAGTTTTATCAATAAACTGTTAACAGAAAAAATTGAAGATAATAATACAATTATTCAATATGCTAATCTCTTTCAATGGAATCTCTTTCAAAGTCATCAACTTGCTGTTTTTTCCATGATACTTGATGAATCGGAATTAAAAGGCATCAATCTTTTTGACCAGGAGAAGAAAAAAGACCTTATATGGGATTATATTAAGTCCAATCTTAAGAAGGATAATCCTTCGATTTTAGCTTCCTACCATGATAAGAAGTATATACTAATAGTCCCAGAGAATAGCGAAGGAAGCCTTTCGAAGAAGTTTTGGCTGACACTTTTCAATAAGATTAGTAGTTGGGCTAAAGAAACCTCTATTAAAAGCAAACTATTAATGGGGGTAGGAGGAAAAACGACTACAATCAATGACTATTTCGTAAGCTATCAACAAGCCATTCAGGCACTAAACATAGTTAGTAGCCGATTAAATCATATCGGTTTTTCATTATTTGATGAGCTTGGTTCTTATGCTATTTTACATCATTTGAATCATTCTATTGCTGTTGACCTTTTTGTAAAAAAACAACTAGGTCCCCTGTTGAGCTATTCTGAAGGAAAAAATACGGATCTGGTTAATACACTACATACATTTCTTCAAAATAATGGCAATGTAAAAAGTACTGCAGAAGAGCTCTATATTCACAGAAGTTCGTTACTCTACCGTTTGGAGAAAATTGAATCTTTATTGGAGGTCCAATTAAGTGACGCTGAGGTTCGATTTAATTTAATGATGGCACTTAAGCTTTATGATATGTATGGAAATGAGATAGAGAAAAATACGATCATGCATCCATAG
- a CDS encoding ABC transporter ATP-binding protein, which produces MLKVQDLTTHIGKIEILHGVNVQVNKGEIVAIIGANGAGKSTLLNTLGGLYRPTSGTVMLDDKVMNKYPAHKVVGKGLSLVPEGRQIFTNLTVKENLMLGMYSKYYKEKNLAQDNLTKILDMFPGLKKHLNNIGGNLSGGEQQMLAIGRGLMSNPKIILLDEPSMGLAPKIVNEILDTLKVIKNDLGTMIILVEQNVKAALKVADRAYVMDQGNIILHGSSEEIAANPQVMSAYLGLKVEAC; this is translated from the coding sequence ATGCTTAAAGTTCAAGACCTAACTACTCATATAGGGAAAATTGAGATTCTCCACGGAGTTAACGTACAAGTAAATAAAGGTGAAATTGTGGCAATTATCGGTGCAAATGGGGCTGGGAAAAGTACCTTACTAAATACCTTAGGAGGCCTCTACAGACCAACTTCTGGAACCGTCATGCTAGATGACAAGGTAATGAATAAATACCCTGCCCATAAAGTAGTGGGGAAGGGACTAAGCTTAGTTCCAGAAGGCAGGCAGATTTTTACGAATCTGACTGTAAAAGAAAACCTAATGTTGGGGATGTATTCCAAATATTATAAAGAAAAGAATCTTGCCCAGGATAATTTAACGAAAATACTGGATATGTTTCCAGGTTTAAAAAAACATTTGAATAATATTGGAGGAAACCTAAGCGGAGGCGAACAGCAAATGTTAGCTATTGGCCGAGGCTTAATGTCGAATCCGAAAATAATATTATTGGATGAACCCTCTATGGGTTTGGCACCGAAAATTGTCAATGAAATTTTAGATACACTAAAGGTAATTAAGAATGACCTAGGTACAATGATTATTTTGGTCGAACAAAATGTTAAAGCCGCTCTTAAAGTTGCAGATAGGGCTTATGTAATGGATCAAGGGAACATTATTTTACATGGTTCAAGCGAGGAAATAGCTGCCAACCCTCAGGTGATGTCAGCTTACCTTGGTTTGAAAGTTGAGGCTTGTTAG
- a CDS encoding ABC transporter ATP-binding protein, with the protein MPNLLEVKGLTKQFGGVTAVSDVSFEVGEGEIVAVIGPNGAGKTTLFNMISCFLPPTKGEVVFKGKRLTGQRISQLAEQGISRTFQNLQIFKNMTVLENVMMGAHVKLKTNVLNSAFRLPRIKKDENLAYDLALKAIKMVELEELMFEKAGQLSYGLQKQLEFARAIVYEPEFIMLDEPMAGLNDTETNRMAGYIQDLKAKGHSFLFVEHKMATIMELADRIVVIDFGKKIAEGTPEEIQKNEQVIAAYLGEEAVEYA; encoded by the coding sequence ATGCCCAATTTACTTGAAGTTAAAGGGTTAACAAAACAATTTGGTGGAGTTACTGCTGTCTCAGATGTTAGTTTTGAAGTTGGTGAAGGGGAAATTGTAGCTGTCATTGGCCCAAATGGTGCAGGGAAAACCACTCTATTTAATATGATTTCCTGTTTCCTTCCTCCAACGAAAGGAGAGGTAGTTTTTAAAGGTAAAAGACTAACAGGACAAAGAATATCTCAATTAGCTGAGCAGGGGATTTCGAGAACCTTTCAAAACCTTCAAATCTTCAAAAATATGACGGTTCTGGAAAATGTGATGATGGGAGCTCACGTTAAATTAAAGACAAATGTATTAAATTCTGCTTTTCGTTTACCTAGAATTAAAAAGGATGAAAATTTAGCCTATGACTTAGCTTTAAAAGCAATAAAGATGGTTGAGCTAGAAGAGTTAATGTTTGAGAAGGCGGGACAGCTGTCCTACGGCTTGCAAAAACAATTAGAATTCGCCAGGGCGATTGTGTATGAACCAGAATTTATTATGTTAGACGAACCGATGGCTGGATTAAATGATACAGAAACAAATCGGATGGCTGGATATATTCAAGACCTTAAGGCAAAAGGTCATTCCTTTCTGTTCGTAGAACACAAAATGGCAACAATTATGGAGCTTGCTGACCGAATTGTCGTTATTGACTTTGGCAAGAAAATTGCCGAGGGTACACCTGAAGAAATTCAAAAAAATGAACAGGTGATTGCTGCCTATTTAGGAGAGGAGGCGGTTGAATATGCTTAA